The Sebastes fasciatus isolate fSebFas1 chromosome 13, fSebFas1.pri, whole genome shotgun sequence genome includes a region encoding these proteins:
- the LOC141781058 gene encoding tripartite motif-containing protein 16-like produces MATLSSNDEENLKESQQDTDVKEEPTTKTSDTLLPEDVLCDSCMDGPSKALKSCLTCLVSYCEAHLRPHVENAKFQNHRLVDPLHDIDCRTCEVHQLPLERFCLMDGCCVCLDCERQEHEGHATTSVGEARTQIETELQKKQEEISQRASATEKAIGKLQSNNDVIKSSVQEVCVTVEQQFARLQTAVQEARKGVVELLEAEQTQALRQAESIQTHLEQRRTELMKTAAQMNKLSKGKSDVDFLQEYSEWKKGVADVCLPSPYVNRMDHLTSYVQVVTDATQELCDLIVSSYKDKLKCVCKSGTKSQMPESQLSSLPDPETREDFLKYTRSLTFDPDTTHRFLRVTEDNRKLTNTSPWQHSYPEHPGRFEYWRQAMTSDSLYLGRHYIEAELSGEGAHVGVTYKSIDRKGEQSTSCITGNDFSWCAGRNSRGFFSWHAGVETLLDATGVTRVGLYVDFHRGSLCFYDVTGSMRPLHTYTADFMEPLYLTAWLSKKDNVVSLIDSK; encoded by the exons ATGGCAACTCTCAGCAGTAATGATGAGGAGAACTTGAAGGAGAGCCAACAAGACACAGACGTAAAGGAGGAGCCGACCACCAAGACGTCCGACACGCTGCTCCCAGAAGACGTATTATGTGACTCCTGCATGGACGGCCCCAGCAAAGCTCTGAAATCCTGCCTGACCTGTCTGGTTTCTTACTGCGAGGCTCACCTCAGACCCCATGTGGAGAACGCCAAATTTCAAAACCACCGTCTAGTGGATCCCCTCCACGACATCGACTGTCGGACCTGTGAGGTTCATCAGCTCCCCCTCGAGCGCTTCTGTCTGATGGAcggctgctgtgtgtgtctggacTGTGAGAGGCAGGAGCACGAAGGACACGCGACTACATCTGTGGGGGAGGCACGGACGCAGATTGAG ACTGAGCTTCAGAAGAAACAAGAAGAGATCAGTCAGAGAGCCTCAGCAACTGAAAAAGCAATTGGAAAGCTACAGAGCAACAATGACGTAATAAAG TCTTCAGTGCAGGAGGTTTGTGTTACAGTTGAGCAGCAGTTTGCCAGGCTGCAGACCGCCGTACAGGAAGCTAGAAAAGGGGTGGTGGAGTTGCTGGAGGCAGAGCAGACACAGGCcctcagacaggcagagagcaTCCAGACACATCTGGAGCAGAGGAGAACAGAGCTGATGAAAACCGCGGCTCAGATGAACAAACTGTCCAAGGGCAAGTCCGACGTCGACTTCCTGCAG GAATACTCCGAGTGGAAGAAAGGAGTGGCTGATGTGTGTCTGCCTAGTCCGTACGTCAACCGCATGGATCATCTGACCTCTTATGTCCAAGTGGTGACTGATGCTACCCAGGAGCTGTGTGACCTGATCGTCTCCTCCTACAAGGACAAACTGAAATGTGTCTGTAAAAGTG GTACTAAATCCCAGATGCCAGAATCTCAACTTTCATCCCTGCCTGATCCTGAGACGCGAGAGGACTTTTTGAAAT ACACAAGgagtctgacctttgacccagaCACCACCCATCGCTTCCTGCGTGTAACGGAGGACAACAGGAAGCTGACCAACACCAGCCCCTGGCAGCACAGCTACCCAGAACACCCTGGTCGCTTCGAATACTGGCGCCAGGCGATGACTTCCGACAGCCTCTACCTGGGGAGGCACTACATCGAGGCAGAGCTGAGTGGGGAGGGGGCACACGTGGGCGTCACGTACAAGAGCATCGATCGTAAGGGGGAGCAAAGCACCAGCTGCATCACCGGGAACGACTTCTCCTGGTGCGCGGGGAGGAACAGCCGAGGCTTCTTCTCCTGGCACGCTGGCGTGGAGACGCTCTTGGACGCCACGGGTGTCACAAGAGTTGGCTTGTATGTGGACTTTCATCGAggctctttgtgtttttatgatgtAACCGGTTCTATGAGGCCGCTCCACACGTACACGGCTGATTTCATGGAGCCTTTATACCTTACAGCCTGGCTTTCAAAGAAAGACAATGTAGTTTCTCTGATTGATTCAAAGTGA